Part of the Sulfobacillus acidophilus DSM 10332 genome, CTGTTCCGGGGTCATGGCCGACTGTTCGACAAAGTTTTGGGTGCCCCATGCCACTTTGGCGTTTAGTACCGCCGGATGGCGCACGGCCCGGGCTATGCCGACGTCCACCACTTCGATGGGAATTCCCTGGTTTCGCGCCAACACACTGCTGACCGCGGTCCCCATCGCCAGATTGACCGCCATTTCTTCGGTGACCTCGGGGGCATAGCGTGACACCCCCTCCTCGGCCACACCATGATCGGCGGCAAACACCAATAACATCGGCTGTTCCGTTCGGGGAATGACACGTCCGGTGATCTTCGCCAGCCGGACGATAACAGGTTCCAGCCGCCCCAAACTGCCGAGCGGTTTGGTTAGTTGGTCCAATCGGGCCTGAGCCCGCTCTTCAATAGTCTCTCGTTCACGTGGTTCGTCCATAAAGACCTCCTAGCCCGGGGGTGACGTCGTCCGGGTAACACCCGGGTCCGTATCCGGCTCATAAATATAGTATCCGGCCTCCGAGCGGTGACGCCGTCCCGCCCACGCCATGAATCCCACGCCGCCCGCCAACATGGCCCCGATGACCCATAAAAGCCCGTGGCCGAGCACCTGTCCGCCGTACCGGAGGAAAATAACCACCATCGCAACCAGCCACACCGCCGTTAGAAAGGATACGGCACGTAGTCCGCGGTGCCGGTGGCGATCCCAGCTGTGCGGCAGACTGTATCGATGGGGACGGCCTAAAAACACGCTGGCGGTGATGCTGTCAAAGAGAAATTCCAAGACCAGAAAAAACCCGGCCGAACTCAACACCAGCTGAAACAGCCCATTGACCGAGGGCCAAATCAGATTGACCCAAACGACCAACAGAGCCCCCGCCGCCGGTGCGAAAATCGCCCAGGCCGGAGCATGAAAGCGATTAAGGCGCGAAAACGCGGCCGGTAACAGCCGATCCCGTCCCATGGCATAAAGCGCTCGGGACAAAATAAACGTGGTCAGCCAGAGCGATCCGGCGGTCGATGCCAAAATCGGCACTAACGCCCAATGGCTGTGACGGGGCAGCACCGCATGGGCCCAGACCAATAAAACGTCGGGACTCGCGGCAAGGGAGGCGACAGGCACGTTATGCAGCAACACGGTCCACGCCAGCCCGTAATAGAAGAGGACGGCCAAGGCCCCGATGAGCCCGGCGGTGCCCGGTCCGTGCCGCGGTTTTCGCGACTCTTCGGCCGCGTAGCTGTCAATTTCCCAGCCGTCGACGATGGTGGCGGCCACCACCATCGCGACCCCTAAGTGCGTAACCGACCAGGAAGACCGGCCGACCGAAACCGTCGGATGCCAGTGCTGCAGGCCCAACACGCCCATCGCCACAACGGCCGCTACCTCCAACAGCAAAAAGCCTTGGGTGACCCATGCGGTCACTCGGCTGCCAAGCCATAATACCAGACCAGAAAATACCATCCAGGCCGTTCCGGCCGCCACCACCGCCACCGGGGCGGGCGCCGCGTCGCCTAATAGCGCCAGCGTTTGTTCGGCGGCCGGGATGACAATCGGCGGAATCGACCAGAAATAGGCCATCAACAAAATCCACGATTGAAAATGGGACGCACGCACCCCGAGCACCCGGCGCGACCAGTGGTAGGAGGCGCCGGCGTGGGGAAAATGCTGGTTCATCACCCGAAAAATCGTCGCGCTCAAGATAAAGGGTACGGCCACCGCCATGATGGCCTCAATCACATGGGGGCCGACCAATTCCACCAAAAGTTGCCCGGCGGCCGCGATGCTAAACAGCGGGGCAACGCTGGAAATCGACAGCACGGACAGGTCCGGTAACGATAATTGGGGCAGAAAACGACGCTCTTTAATCATCGCCGGGCCTCTCTTCGTCCTTTTGCCGCCTCGATAAACCGCGTGACCATAGCCGGATGGGAAGCGAAGTGCAAATGCATATAGGACGCCAAAAGCCGGCCTTCGGCATACCCGTCGCGACGCGTTTGACGCCGCCCGGATACCTCGAAGGCATAGGGCCAAGCCCAGGATTCCGCGCCATAGCGAATCGACGAGTAGTGAAACTCGTGCCCCCGGGCCCGTTCGTTAGCTAAAAGCAGCGCATTGTCGGAGAGCGCGGTGACCTCCCGGTAGCCGAGCGCCACCAAACGCGCCTCCATGACCGCGACGGCCGGAATGACCCCGGCCATCGGATACCGTTCACCGTTCTTGTCTACGATGGCATCCATCAGGTACATATATCCGCCGCATTCTGCCACAACCGGCATACCCGCCTCCACCGCTCGCCGGACGCTCTGATGCACGGCGTTTTGGGCGCTTAGTTGCGGCAAGAACTCCTCGGGAAATCCGCCGCCCAGATAGAGCGCATCGGCACCAGCCGGCACCGGTTCCCCCTCAAGCGGGCGGAACGGCACGATTTCCGCCCCATGCCACCGCAAAAGGTCGAGATTTTCCGGGTAATAGAAATTGAACGCCCGGTCCCTGGCCACCGCCACGGAGACCGCGGCCGGCTTGGGTTCACCGGCAAAAAGGATCGGATCAGGCGGATCCCAGTCGGCATACCGCTCCGCCATCCTCCAAATGGCATCGAGGTCCACGGTGCGGGCAACCAAGTCGGCCAACCGATTAAACAGCGGGGACAGTTCGCCGCGCTCGATCGCCGGGATCAATCCCAAATGCCGGGAAGGCATAGTCACCTCCGACGATTTTAATAGGTACCCGAGCACGGGAACGCCGGTCACCCGCTCGATCGCCTGCTTGATAATGTGATAATGACCTTCGGAGCCCACCCGGTTGGCGATGACCCCGGCGACGGATACCCGCGGATCGAGCCATTGAAACCCGAGCACCACCGCCGCCGCGCTGGCGGCCATGCCGCCGACGTCGACCACCAAAATCACCGGGGCTTTCAACAAGCGGCTGACCTCCGCGGTGCTGGCCTGGTCGCCGGTGGCTTCCTTGCCGTCAAACAGGCCCATCACCCCTTCAATGACGGAGAGATCGGCATCCCGCGAGCCCCGGTCGAACACCTCGCCTAGCACCGCATGAGACATCATCCAACTGTCGAGATTTCGGGAGGGCCGCCCGGTAATGGCGGTATGATAGCTCGGATCGATATAGTCGGGGCCGACCTTGAATCCCTGCACCGTCAACCCTCGGCGCCGAAACGCGGCCATCAGGCCGACGGTGACGGTGGTCTTGCCCGAGCCGCTCGACGGTGCGGCGATGACCAGCCGTGGACGCTTCGTCATGGATGAACCCTCCCGGATTTTTCGGATGCCGGTCGACGGTCCGGCGGCACCAGACAGACCGACACGGTAACGTTTCCGTGTTTGACTTTTTCGACCACCCACTCCGACGCCCCGGACGACAACCGGGCGGCTGGCTCGCTGACCCCGTACGCCCCCACATAACGAAAGACCGTCTCGGATGGATGTAAGATCGGTCCCCGGTTCAATTCCTCGGCGGAATAGGTGACGACCGGCCATCCGTATCGGGCCGCCACTTGGCGAATACCCGGCTCGTCCGCTTTGAGGTCGATGGTGGCCAGATTGCGCACGCTCAAGGGCGACAAGTGGGCTTCGGCCAATACGTGGTGAATCGCCCGGTCAATTTCCTCGGCCGACGTGCCCCGATTGCACCCGATGCCCACCACAATCACTTTCGGGCGGTAAAGAACCCCTCGGTCGAGAAACCGTGCCGTCTCCTCCGCGGTTAAGATCCGGGGGGTAATCACCAATGCCGCGTCAAACGGCATATCGGTCGCGGCGTCACACGAGTCGACCACCTGAATGGTGGCCGGCAACGGTTTGTCCTCCGGCCACCAGTCTCGCTCGCCCGCTTCTTGGATCACCAGGATGCGCTCTTCGTTCACGACCGCCGCACTGACGGCCGTAATCAGGTTTTCGTTTTCGATGACCCAACCGAACTCCCGTCCCAAGAGGTCGACCGCGACCGTCTCGCCCACGTCGGAGGCGGTGGTAATTACCGGGGTGGCATGGAGCACCCGGGCAATATCCCGGGCCAATTGATTCGCCCCGCCCAAATGG contains:
- a CDS encoding cobalt-precorrin 5A acetaldehyde-lyase (PFAM: Cobalamin synthesis G C-terminus; Cobalamin biosynthesis central region; Cobalamin synthesis G N-terminal~COGs: COG2073 Cobalamin biosynthesis protein CbiG~InterPro IPR002750~KEGG: gwc:GWCH70_1558 cobalamin (vitamin B12) biosynthesis CbiG protein~PFAM: Cobalamin (vitamin B12) biosynthesis CbiG, core~SPTR: Cobalamin (Vitamin B12) biosynthesis CbiG protein), with the protein product MKPYAVVAITKHGVDIARQIQIGYPLVDVYYPAKLARGDEEALGIQVYQGSVVQQIPRLFPAYQGLIGIVSLGAMVRLIAPWIKDKRTDPAVVVIDDRARHVISVLSGHLGGANQLARDIARVLHATPVITTASDVGETVAVDLLGREFGWVIENENLITAVSAAVVNEERILVIQEAGERDWWPEDKPLPATIQVVDSCDAATDMPFDAALVITPRILTAEETARFLDRGVLYRPKVIVVGIGCNRGTSAEEIDRAIHHVLAEAHLSPLSVRNLATIDLKADEPGIRQVAARYGWPVVTYSAEELNRGPILHPSETVFRYVGAYGVSEPAARLSSGASEWVVEKVKHGNVTVSVCLVPPDRRPASEKSGRVHP
- a CDS encoding Cobyrinic acid A,C-diamide synthase (PFAM: CobQ/CobB/MinD/ParA nucleotide binding domain; CobB/CobQ-like glutamine amidotransferase domain~TIGRFAM: cobyrinic acid a,c-diamide synthase~COGs: COG1797 Cobyrinic acid a c-diamide synthase~HAMAP: Cobyrinic acid A,C-diamide synthase~InterPro IPR002586:IPR011698:IPR004484~KEGG: bbe:BBR47_12540 cobyrinic acid a,c-diamide synthase~PFAM: CobB/CobQ-like glutamine amidotransferase; Cobyrinic acid a,c-diamide synthase~SPTR: Cobyrinic acid A,C-diamide synthase;~TIGRFAM: Cobyrinic acid a,c-diamide synthase CbiA); translation: MTKRPRLVIAAPSSGSGKTTVTVGLMAAFRRRGLTVQGFKVGPDYIDPSYHTAITGRPSRNLDSWMMSHAVLGEVFDRGSRDADLSVIEGVMGLFDGKEATGDQASTAEVSRLLKAPVILVVDVGGMAASAAAVVLGFQWLDPRVSVAGVIANRVGSEGHYHIIKQAIERVTGVPVLGYLLKSSEVTMPSRHLGLIPAIERGELSPLFNRLADLVARTVDLDAIWRMAERYADWDPPDPILFAGEPKPAAVSVAVARDRAFNFYYPENLDLLRWHGAEIVPFRPLEGEPVPAGADALYLGGGFPEEFLPQLSAQNAVHQSVRRAVEAGMPVVAECGGYMYLMDAIVDKNGERYPMAGVIPAVAVMEARLVALGYREVTALSDNALLLANERARGHEFHYSSIRYGAESWAWPYAFEVSGRRQTRRDGYAEGRLLASYMHLHFASHPAMVTRFIEAAKGRREARR
- a CDS encoding amino acid permease-associated region (PFAM: Amino acid permease~COGs: COG0531 Amino acid transporter~InterPro IPR004841~KEGG: afr:AFE_0719 amino acid permease family protein~PFAM: Amino acid permease-associated region~SPTR: Putative Amino acid permease-associated region) → MIKERRFLPQLSLPDLSVLSISSVAPLFSIAAAGQLLVELVGPHVIEAIMAVAVPFILSATIFRVMNQHFPHAGASYHWSRRVLGVRASHFQSWILLMAYFWSIPPIVIPAAEQTLALLGDAAPAPVAVVAAGTAWMVFSGLVLWLGSRVTAWVTQGFLLLEVAAVVAMGVLGLQHWHPTVSVGRSSWSVTHLGVAMVVAATIVDGWEIDSYAAEESRKPRHGPGTAGLIGALAVLFYYGLAWTVLLHNVPVASLAASPDVLLVWAHAVLPRHSHWALVPILASTAGSLWLTTFILSRALYAMGRDRLLPAAFSRLNRFHAPAWAIFAPAAGALLVVWVNLIWPSVNGLFQLVLSSAGFFLVLEFLFDSITASVFLGRPHRYSLPHSWDRHRHRGLRAVSFLTAVWLVAMVVIFLRYGGQVLGHGLLWVIGAMLAGGVGFMAWAGRRHRSEAGYYIYEPDTDPGVTRTTSPPG